A region of Candidatus Omnitrophota bacterium DNA encodes the following proteins:
- a CDS encoding glycosyltransferase family 39 protein, with protein MPRLSLRILLLLALPLTAYSFMLPAGFKTMDDQVSIVANPLIRNAANAGQLFTQGYFRDHSYYRPLANLTFMGEFHAFGLNPFFYNLDNLLIHIANVFLVWMLASRLTGNPVVGFWAGLMFAVHPVHWEAVANISGRAVLLCAFFSFTSFLFFLTAYARRRTGWLVVSLAAFAAALLSKENAAVLPGVFFLYLVYARGKAKDFSLLLPYAVIVGAYLLLRQNIGMTEFYQWHGPDQYILGFITFLRSVLTHIRLFFVPTDLHFDRSLPVFLSFAQPQAMTTMFVGLTAVCWLFIGRKHISALAWMCLAWFALELLPVSQIVTTVGVGVGCISTAEHFLYTASVPAFILMALGGMKLYGLIIEKRILTPAVLQSLLVALVVFWMSVTVEQNIYATSEIAMIERSLRMQPYNARLNFSAGIAYVPSGRFKQAEAYFRAAVAYDPFEPRYQIALGKSLCDQGLVKECIGVYDNIKDPGSFKDFLNDNRRAAQALLKHADLSQK; from the coding sequence ATGCCCCGTTTATCGTTACGCATCCTGCTGTTGCTTGCCCTGCCGCTGACGGCGTATTCGTTCATGCTTCCGGCGGGGTTCAAGACCATGGACGACCAGGTGTCCATCGTCGCCAATCCTTTGATCCGCAACGCCGCCAACGCGGGACAGCTGTTCACGCAGGGATATTTCAGGGACCATTCGTATTATCGTCCGCTGGCAAATCTGACGTTCATGGGGGAGTTCCACGCGTTCGGGCTCAACCCGTTCTTTTACAATCTGGACAATCTGCTCATCCATATCGCCAACGTGTTTTTGGTATGGATGCTGGCAAGCCGTTTGACGGGCAATCCCGTCGTGGGATTTTGGGCAGGGCTTATGTTCGCCGTTCATCCCGTGCACTGGGAGGCGGTCGCTAACATTTCAGGCCGGGCTGTTTTGCTGTGCGCGTTTTTTTCGTTCACGTCGTTCTTGTTTTTTCTCACGGCCTATGCCCGGCGCCGGACAGGGTGGCTCGTCGTTTCTTTGGCCGCGTTCGCCGCAGCACTTTTGTCCAAAGAAAACGCCGCGGTCCTGCCTGGGGTCTTTTTCCTGTATCTTGTTTACGCGCGCGGTAAGGCAAAGGATTTTTCCCTGCTGCTGCCATATGCCGTGATCGTCGGGGCGTATCTATTATTGCGCCAGAACATCGGGATGACGGAATTCTATCAATGGCATGGTCCTGACCAGTACATTTTAGGGTTCATCACTTTTTTGCGTTCGGTCCTCACGCATATCCGCTTGTTTTTTGTTCCGACGGACCTGCATTTTGACCGTTCTTTGCCGGTATTCCTTTCTTTTGCCCAGCCGCAGGCCATGACCACGATGTTCGTAGGACTGACAGCTGTCTGCTGGCTTTTCATCGGACGCAAACACATCAGCGCTTTGGCGTGGATGTGTCTGGCCTGGTTTGCCCTGGAACTTCTGCCGGTGTCCCAGATCGTGACCACCGTCGGTGTCGGTGTCGGATGTATCTCAACGGCTGAACATTTCCTGTACACCGCTTCCGTGCCGGCGTTCATTCTCATGGCCCTGGGCGGGATGAAGTTGTATGGGTTGATCATCGAGAAAAGGATACTGACACCCGCCGTGCTCCAATCCCTACTGGTCGCTCTCGTCGTTTTCTGGATGAGTGTCACGGTTGAACAGAACATTTACGCCACCAGCGAGATCGCCATGATCGAACGGTCCTTGCGCATGCAGCCGTACAATGCCCGTTTGAATTTTTCCGCGGGCATCGCGTATGTGCCGTCGGGGAGGTTCAAACAGGCCGAGGCCTATTTTCGCGCGGCCGTTGCCTATGACCCTTTTGAGCCCCGTTATCAGATCGCCCTGGGCAAGTCCTTGTGCGACCAGGGTCTGGTAAAGGAATGCATCGGCGTGTATGACAACATCAAAGACCCCGGTTCCT
- the hflX gene encoding GTPase HflX, whose protein sequence is MTKERILLAVVIQSHRAVWTPEDDAKEIAELIASCGGEIVHTVFCKTMPPTASHMLTKGKVEEIKALCTAGGVDCVVVGCELKGSQQRNLENEFGVKTIDRTQVILDIFARRARSPEGKMQVELAQMQYLLPRLTGHGQEMSRPGGGIGTSGPGETKLETDRRRIGERITKLHRDLKEVTQGRQVKRKRRKDNEVPNVALVGYTNAGKSTLMNALTHAGAVTHDSLFTTLDSLSRKTPLPNNREVVFSDTVGFMHALPHGLIEAFKATLEEVAEADLLLHVLDISHPNFRNLYQAVNAVLEELKLLDKPTVMVLNKTDQLEDISRLKEFQKMTPHAVGISALKGEGIGELLLMVEAMLPEGTVEIDVLLDPKRMDLVHLAHSQGQVHDVKFLAKGIRLKAALPAKTAGAITRQARNTPQG, encoded by the coding sequence ATGACCAAAGAACGCATTTTATTAGCGGTTGTGATCCAGAGCCACAGGGCGGTGTGGACGCCCGAGGATGACGCCAAGGAAATCGCGGAACTCATCGCCTCCTGCGGCGGCGAGATTGTGCACACGGTGTTTTGCAAGACCATGCCGCCGACAGCCAGCCATATGCTCACCAAAGGCAAGGTGGAAGAGATCAAGGCCTTATGCACGGCCGGAGGTGTTGACTGCGTTGTGGTCGGTTGTGAACTCAAAGGCAGTCAGCAGCGCAATTTGGAAAATGAGTTCGGGGTCAAGACCATTGACCGCACCCAGGTGATCCTGGATATTTTTGCCCGGCGCGCGAGATCGCCGGAGGGCAAGATGCAGGTGGAGCTTGCCCAGATGCAGTATCTTTTGCCGCGATTGACGGGTCATGGGCAGGAAATGTCCCGTCCGGGCGGCGGCATCGGGACATCCGGTCCCGGAGAAACAAAATTGGAAACCGACCGCCGGCGCATCGGAGAGCGCATCACCAAATTGCACCGCGATCTAAAAGAAGTGACCCAGGGCCGCCAGGTCAAACGCAAAAGACGCAAAGATAATGAAGTTCCCAACGTCGCGCTGGTGGGCTATACCAATGCCGGCAAAAGCACGCTCATGAACGCCCTGACCCATGCAGGCGCGGTCACCCATGACAGTCTTTTCACGACGCTGGATTCCCTTTCCCGCAAGACCCCTCTGCCCAATAACAGGGAAGTCGTCTTTTCCGATACGGTCGGGTTCATGCACGCTTTGCCGCACGGGCTCATCGAGGCCTTTAAAGCGACACTGGAAGAGGTGGCCGAGGCCGACCTGCTTTTGCACGTTCTGGATATCAGTCATCCGAATTTCCGTAACCTTTATCAGGCCGTCAACGCGGTGCTGGAAGAATTGAAGCTTCTGGACAAGCCGACCGTCATGGTCCTCAACAAGACCGATCAGCTGGAAGATATTTCCCGCCTGAAGGAATTTCAGAAAATGACCCCGCACGCGGTCGGGATATCCGCCCTTAAAGGCGAGGGCATCGGCGAACTTTTATTGATGGTGGAAGCCATGCTGCCGGAGGGGACGGTTGAGATCGATGTGTTGCTGGACCCCAAACGCATGGACCTGGTCCATCTGGCGCACAGTCAGGGACAGGTGCATGATGTCAAATTTTTGGCCAAAGGCATACGCCTCAAAGCGGCCCTGCCCGCCAAAACCGCCGGCGCCATCACCCGGCAAGCGAGGAACACGCCGCAGGGTTGA
- the miaA gene encoding tRNA (adenosine(37)-N6)-dimethylallyltransferase MiaA, which translates to MPEHPIVFIVGPSGVGKSDAAFEAAQRLGGEIVSCDAMQVYREVNIACDKPSLDMRKRIPHHMLDIVSVTEEFNAAVFRQLAVAAIADIRGRGKTPIVCGGSGMYVTFLLDGIFEASAKDENLRQRLQEEINEQGTPVLHGRLAALDPAAAAKIHPNDAKRIVRGLEVTLTVGRPLSDVQKERHGLWGQVPLRIFGLNRPRQELYERVEARVERMFEHGLVDEVRALSGMTLSHTARAIIGIPEVTGYLKGEHDLARAKYLMKLNTRHYVKRQLTWFRRDRRIEWINIEEDMNYGDTILNSLASVN; encoded by the coding sequence ATGCCCGAACACCCCATTGTCTTTATTGTCGGCCCCAGCGGTGTCGGCAAGTCCGACGCTGCTTTTGAAGCGGCGCAGCGTTTGGGAGGGGAGATCGTTTCCTGCGATGCCATGCAGGTTTACCGCGAGGTCAACATCGCCTGTGATAAACCCTCGCTGGACATGCGCAAAAGAATTCCCCATCACATGCTGGATATTGTTTCTGTCACGGAAGAATTCAACGCGGCTGTTTTTCGTCAACTGGCGGTGGCGGCCATTGCGGATATTCGGGGGCGCGGCAAGACCCCCATTGTCTGTGGCGGCAGCGGCATGTATGTGACTTTTTTGCTGGACGGAATATTTGAGGCGTCTGCCAAAGATGAGAATTTGCGCCAACGTTTGCAGGAAGAGATCAACGAGCAAGGGACGCCTGTTTTGCATGGACGCCTGGCGGCCCTTGATCCCGCGGCCGCGGCAAAGATCCATCCCAATGACGCCAAACGCATTGTCCGCGGCCTTGAGGTGACGCTCACCGTCGGCCGTCCGCTTTCCGACGTGCAAAAAGAACGGCACGGGTTGTGGGGACAGGTTCCCTTGCGCATCTTCGGCCTTAACCGTCCGCGCCAGGAATTGTACGAGCGTGTTGAAGCGCGCGTGGAGCGGATGTTTGAACACGGTTTGGTGGATGAGGTTCGCGCCTTGTCCGGCATGACATTAAGCCACACGGCTCGCGCTATCATCGGCATTCCGGAGGTGACGGGGTATTTGAAAGGCGAACATGACCTGGCACGGGCCAAATATTTGATGAAGCTCAACACCCGCCATTACGTCAAACGTCAATTGACCTGGTTCCGTCGTGACCGGCGCATTGAGTGGATCAATATTGAAGAAGACATGAATTATGGGGACACGATACTTAATTCGTTGGCTAGTGTGAATTAA
- a CDS encoding SPOR domain-containing protein, giving the protein MKSSLYSLSFVLCLFWGGICDAALPDVEVALMNKDYAQVRDLSQEILKSTAVAQERIMAQYYLGLSQLRLGQYAEARKAFGIAKAAALNKEIYDKAALGMLEGLYMAGFYKDALKEGEALLRKSPDSQLLSLVYLKLARANLKLMQWQKAKEYLTRIVEQFPSSLESPIARQLLEEKEYFTVQVGAFLEQSRALRLADELKASGQYAYMVETTSPEGRKFFRVRVGQAGSLGEAQTLEVQLSKLGYPTRIYP; this is encoded by the coding sequence GTGAAGTCCTCTCTTTATTCCCTGTCATTTGTCCTTTGCCTTTTTTGGGGCGGCATCTGCGACGCGGCTTTGCCCGACGTTGAGGTCGCGCTCATGAACAAGGATTATGCCCAGGTGCGCGATCTGTCACAGGAGATCCTAAAGTCCACGGCCGTAGCACAGGAGAGGATCATGGCGCAGTATTATCTGGGTTTAAGTCAATTACGTTTGGGCCAATACGCCGAGGCGCGCAAGGCCTTTGGGATCGCCAAAGCAGCCGCGCTGAATAAAGAGATATATGATAAAGCCGCCCTCGGAATGCTCGAGGGGCTTTACATGGCCGGGTTTTACAAGGACGCCCTTAAGGAAGGGGAGGCGCTCCTGCGCAAAAGCCCCGATTCCCAATTATTAAGTTTGGTTTATTTGAAACTCGCCCGCGCCAACCTGAAACTCATGCAGTGGCAAAAGGCCAAGGAATACCTCACGAGGATCGTTGAACAGTTCCCGTCCAGTTTGGAGTCCCCCATCGCGCGTCAATTGCTGGAAGAAAAAGAATATTTTACCGTCCAGGTCGGCGCGTTTTTGGAACAGTCCCGCGCGCTGCGGCTGGCCGATGAATTGAAAGCCAGCGGACAGTACGCCTATATGGTTGAGACCACGTCCCCCGAAGGCCGCAAATTCTTCCGCGTGCGCGTCGGCCAGGCGGGCTCTCTCGGCGAGGCCCAGACCCTGGAAGTCCAACTGTCCAAACTGGGATATCCCACCCGTATTTATCCTTAA
- a CDS encoding PLP-dependent transferase, whose product MESLIETPWYMSHSSMGPTALKVSGITRETVRVSLGIEGAEDLIADLDQALKG is encoded by the coding sequence GTGGAATCATTGATCGAGACCCCGTGGTATATGAGCCACTCGTCCATGGGGCCGACGGCCTTAAAGGTCTCCGGCATCACCAGGGAAACCGTGCGCGTTTCGCTGGGCATTGAAGGCGCCGAAGATCTCATCGCCGACCTTGACCAGGCCTTGAAGGGTTAA